A single genomic interval of Dyella sp. GSA-30 harbors:
- a CDS encoding VirB8/TrbF family protein, with translation MLNKKTSSKKIDEAVAHSANFEITVADLARRSEKRAWWVAFTAVGLSLILAGGYFYMLPLKEKVPYIVMADAYTGTSTVARLTEDFTNRQVTTSEAINRSNVAHFVLAREAYDYALINLRDWSTVLTMASPQVATAYTTLYQSGNPANPYATYGKDRAIRVKLLSVVLIGGGQGQMPKGATVRFQRSVYTKQTGQTQPLDSKIATIEFTYKANLKMDDASRIENPLGFQVTSYRVDNDYATSPPEEINSAAPASADAQPQDPNATAQSQAAPGQAPDNGANPQFAPAGAAQPQFAPVGTPQPQQFAPAGAAQPQFAPAGAQATMPQQAPAQTYAPAQAPAAPAQRNAANGGRR, from the coding sequence ATGCTTAACAAGAAAACATCCAGCAAGAAGATCGACGAGGCGGTCGCGCATTCGGCCAACTTCGAAATCACTGTGGCGGACCTTGCCAGACGCAGCGAGAAACGCGCGTGGTGGGTCGCATTCACTGCGGTTGGGCTTTCGCTGATCCTCGCCGGCGGCTACTTCTATATGTTGCCGCTGAAGGAGAAGGTGCCGTACATCGTCATGGCCGACGCGTACACCGGCACCAGCACGGTCGCACGCCTGACCGAAGATTTCACCAACCGGCAGGTCACCACCAGCGAAGCTATCAATCGCAGTAACGTGGCGCACTTTGTCCTGGCGCGTGAAGCGTATGACTATGCGTTGATCAATCTGCGCGACTGGTCCACGGTCTTGACCATGGCCTCACCGCAGGTGGCCACCGCGTATACGACGCTTTATCAGTCCGGCAACCCCGCCAACCCGTACGCCACCTATGGCAAGGATCGCGCGATTCGCGTGAAGCTGCTCAGTGTCGTGCTGATCGGCGGCGGTCAGGGCCAGATGCCCAAGGGCGCGACGGTACGTTTCCAGCGTTCCGTATACACAAAGCAGACCGGCCAGACGCAACCGCTCGACAGCAAGATCGCCACGATAGAGTTCACCTACAAGGCCAACTTGAAGATGGACGATGCCTCGCGTATCGAAAATCCATTGGGTTTCCAGGTGACCAGCTATCGCGTCGACAATGACTACGCGACATCGCCGCCGGAAGAAATCAACAGTGCCGCACCGGCCTCGGCCGATGCTCAGCCGCAGGATCCGAACGCCACTGCGCAATCGCAAGCTGCGCCGGGCCAGGCACCCGATAACGGCGCAAACCCACAGTTCGCTCCCGCGGGTGCCGCGCAACCGCAGTTCGCTCCCGTGGGCACGCCTCAACCGCAGCAGTTTGCTCCGGCGGGCGCCGCGCAGCCCCAGTTCGCACCTGCTGGCGCACAGGCAACCATGCCGCAACAGGCTCCTGCACAAACCTATGCACCGGCGCAGGCACCAGCCGCGCCCGCACAACGCAATGCCGCTAATGGGGGCCGTCGATGA
- a CDS encoding TrbG/VirB9 family P-type conjugative transfer protein — protein MNRPIKFALAGALGLLAAVVVPSASAQVVQQYEYQPDRVYQVRTGLGITTQIELSPYEKILDYSTGFSSGWELTRRENVFYLKPKNVDVDTNMMIRTATHSYIFELKVVATDWKALDQAKRAGVQYKITFSYPSDSSFSKQTDEQADVPQLNTTLVKGRSYNFNYDYATHNSKKAPWLVPVNVYDDGQFTYIKMNDMKQFPTGNFPAVYMREKEHGEDSLVNSTVEGNTIVVHGTYPFLVIRQDNNVVGLRRNTKK, from the coding sequence ATGAACCGACCAATCAAATTCGCCTTGGCCGGTGCCTTGGGCCTGCTTGCGGCCGTGGTCGTGCCATCGGCCAGCGCTCAGGTCGTGCAGCAATACGAATATCAGCCTGACCGCGTCTACCAAGTGCGCACCGGCCTGGGTATCACCACGCAGATCGAGCTGAGCCCGTACGAGAAGATCCTCGACTACAGCACCGGCTTCAGCAGTGGTTGGGAGCTGACGCGGCGAGAGAACGTGTTCTATCTCAAGCCCAAGAACGTCGACGTCGACACGAACATGATGATTCGCACGGCGACCCACTCCTACATCTTCGAATTGAAGGTGGTCGCTACCGACTGGAAGGCGCTCGACCAGGCCAAGCGTGCCGGCGTGCAGTACAAGATCACCTTCTCCTATCCCTCCGACTCGTCGTTTTCCAAGCAGACCGACGAACAGGCCGACGTGCCACAGCTGAACACCACGCTGGTCAAGGGTCGCAGCTATAACTTCAACTACGACTACGCGACGCACAACAGCAAAAAAGCGCCGTGGCTGGTCCCGGTCAACGTCTATGACGATGGCCAGTTCACGTATATCAAGATGAACGACATGAAGCAGTTTCCAACCGGAAACTTTCCTGCCGTCTACATGCGTGAAAAGGAACACGGCGAAGACTCGCTCGTGAACTCGACGGTCGAGGGCAACACGATCGTCGTGCACGGGACCTACCCGTTTTTGGTGATTCGCCAGGACAACAATGTCGTCGGTCTGCGCAGGAATACTAAAAAGTGA